TCGGTGATGGCGGCGCCCTCGACGGTCCCGGTGCGGAACGACGGGCCGCGCGCGAAGAAGATGCCGTTGCGAGCGTGGCCGCTCGTCGAGACGTCGAACAGCGGCGAGTCCACGTCGAACCGCGAGGAAGCGTGTACTTCGGGCGTCTCGATGACCATCGCGAGGTCCGGCGTGTGCGGGCCGCCGCGTTCGAGTTCGACGAACCGCACGTTGAGACCGACCTCGTCGGCCGCTTCAGTGAGTTTTCTTCGAACATCTGTGACGATTTCCGACCGCACCTCGGGATCGTCGGTGAGCGCGTACACCATCGTCGTCTTCTGGCCCACGTCGGCGACGGCGCGGGTTCGCTCCCAGTCGATTCGACCGAGGCTGATGGCGTTGTCGAGGCCGAGCGTCGACCCGGTCGGAAGGTCGGCTACGTAGCTCTCGGGGACGACGTTGCGTGCGAGCGTCAGCAGACCGACCCGGCCGAGCGCGTCGCTGGCGGCGTCGCGGAGTTTGCCGAGCGCTCGTTTCTTCTCGTCACCTCTCTCGTGGAGGTGGACGAACCCCGCCCGCGATAGTACGTAGTTCGGCGCGAACTTCCGCGTCACCGCCTCGAACCCGTGGTCGCTCATCACGACGATGTCCTCGTCGTCGTGGGCGTCGAGGAACTCACCGAGGCGCTCGTCGACTCGGCGGTACACCTCGAACAGCGGATTGGAGTCCTTGGGTTCGGCCGACCAGTAGTGGTGGGCGACCCGGTCGGTCGCGCGGACGAGTCCCACTGCCAACTCGGGCTGTTCCTCCTCAATGAAGTGCTCGAAGCCGTCGAAGCGTTTGTCGACGAGCGAGAGACTCTGTTCGACGTAGCGCTGGCTTCCGGGCGTCGCGTCGTTGCGGAGTTTGTACCCGCCGACGACCGACTCCAGTTCGTCCCAGCGGTCCTCGGGGTAGCTGTAACTCTCCTTGTACTCGGGTGCGGCGGCGATTATCGTGCCGTCGATGGCCTGCCACGGGTACGACCCGGGGATGTTGAACACGACGCAGCGGCCGCCCTGGTCGTCGACGGCGTCCCACATCTTTCCGGGGACGTACTCGTCGTGGCTGAGGTCCAACTCGCGCGTCTCGCGGTTGAAATGGGTGAAGCCGTACACGTCGAGTCGTTCAGGGTTCCGCCCGGTGGCGAAGGCGGGCCACGCCGGAACCGTGATCTCCGGAATCGTGCTCTCGAGGTCGCCGTGAACGCTCTCCTCGTAGAGACGGGCGAACGTCGGCAGGTGTCCCGCTTCGACCCACGGTCGAATCAGCGAGTGGGTCGCGCCGTCCAAACCGAGGACAATCATGCCGGAAGCGATGTCGGTTCCGACCAAAAGACGTTCGGTCTATCGGGCGGAGCCATCACTCAGCTATCCCCGCGGGAGGCTCTCACCACATTTACAAGCGTTGTGAGTATCAATCCGACACCGACGACTATCGGGAAGGCTGAACTATTGCGCCCATTACAACCATCATACCAAAACATCTCCAGCGTCGGAAACTGTATCTCAGAAATCCGATAGTCAAACACGGAGGGAGGTTCACTACACG
This genomic stretch from Haloprofundus salilacus harbors:
- a CDS encoding alkaline phosphatase family protein codes for the protein MIVLGLDGATHSLIRPWVEAGHLPTFARLYEESVHGDLESTIPEITVPAWPAFATGRNPERLDVYGFTHFNRETRELDLSHDEYVPGKMWDAVDDQGGRCVVFNIPGSYPWQAIDGTIIAAAPEYKESYSYPEDRWDELESVVGGYKLRNDATPGSQRYVEQSLSLVDKRFDGFEHFIEEEQPELAVGLVRATDRVAHHYWSAEPKDSNPLFEVYRRVDERLGEFLDAHDDEDIVVMSDHGFEAVTRKFAPNYVLSRAGFVHLHERGDEKKRALGKLRDAASDALGRVGLLTLARNVVPESYVADLPTGSTLGLDNAISLGRIDWERTRAVADVGQKTTMVYALTDDPEVRSEIVTDVRRKLTEAADEVGLNVRFVELERGGPHTPDLAMVIETPEVHASSRFDVDSPLFDVSTSGHARNGIFFARGPSFRTGTVEGAAITDIAPTVLHALGRTVPKSTDGDVLDVFALDIDAAERAPEYYDFVGKRAVSEGGVAGDDERETEVKSRLRELGYLE